The DNA window CATGATCAATTCTCCTGTGacatgatgctgctgcagctgtgggaATATTATCAGACGAGGCCTCGACCTTCACATTCCTCGCTGATGCTTCCTGGAAGGATTCACAGATTTCAAAAGATGTTCGGCTTTTTGAATTGTGCACATTCATTGTGCAAAGATCCACCCGACACACAAAGGCTTTGTTTATGTTGTTAAAGAAAAGTTAACGGGATTGAAACAGGAAACTTGAGCTCAGACtgcatctacacacacacacacacacacattctcaggCCCTGGTTTTCTGCTACGTGTCTGGAGACACTGGTCAGCGGCCCCTCAGGACGCGCTGACCAGTAcagtgtgtatatgtgcgtGTGCATGATCCCTCAGAGAATaacactgtgtgtctgtgcgaggACACAGAACTGGGAGCAATGGCCTTGCGGGAACCAGCTGGGCGCCGGCCTCCTCGGTTCCATGATCTCATTCGCTGACCTCTGACATCGTCATGTCTTCCCGACTTCATCCGACTTTTTGTCCGATCTTCACTTTATCTCGTCGTGGCCTCAGAAGCCTCCAGCATCCGTCCCTGGAATCATGGAGGATCTCAAACGATCTTTTGATGTCTTCTGCAAGTCGTGTGATTACTTGTATCTGAAAAGACAGGTTGCAATTATCGCTGCTGGATTTTGTGGGATTAAAATGCAATTGCGCATTAGAATTGTgctattgtttgtgtgtatatttccTTTACACAACTTTTCCACAACTCTCAGCTCCAATTACACTGAGGACACTGAGATCCAAATCTGCTGAATCTGATCCAGGGACACAAAACCTAAAACGCAAATAAACTCTTAATTTTAAAATCAGAACGATGGCTTTGATTCTGCTTTTTAGACATGATACATAAACTCTGCtttggaaagatcagtgtttcTGTTCAAATCCACATCAGCATCGACCCTTATCACCAAATTCATCTTGAATCTTGTTGTCTTCTGCTCTTGAATCTCGTCCTCTTTCCAAGTTCTAGAAGTTCTAGAAAAAGTCTGGAGCAACTGATTCAGACATTTTGCCTTCTCACATTCAGCCTCAAATACAACTTGAGCTCTGCACCTTCACTTATATCTCTGTAAAAGGTGGAATTGTTATTAACATAAAcactttttcttctcctcttccctcgtTAGCCGGTCGCTGGATCTTCAGCAGCTTCCTGAGGTCAGAGTTCAGCGAGGAGAACATGGACTTCTGGATCGCCTGTGAGGAATACAAGAAGACCGGAGCGTCCAAGCTGGGGACCAGAGCCAAGCTCATCTACCGGCAGTATGTGGAGGCCGACGCCCCTAATGAGGTGATtagtcttgtttttttattatcatggCGAATGTGGGTAAACTAGAAAGAGGCTCAAGGTAATTATAATGAATGTTcagagctgtaaacacattttttaaatcgtATTAATGCGACCGCACATTCCACGTCAGTGAATCAACACTTGTGGATATAATGAATAATGCTGCAGCACTAATGACGTTTCACTGAGCTGCCTCATTAAAAAGGGTTTTTACTCTTTGATTTCATCATCATCGCAGGAGGTCAGACGCAAAACATGGATAAGGAGCACTTACAGTTCCTTAATGACATTATATGACCATGTTTTCCTCCTTTATTTGcacagcacttttcaaaacgAGTAACAAAGTGATTAACAACAACCAATATGAAACTCACTCAGaatgtaatgataataataaagatacaCATAATGGAAGCGATAGACATCACCTGATAAAAGCCTTTTTATAAAGTTGCatattcaagatttttattatccaATGCACAAAATTACATGAAgtagtcgctggcaatgaaatgcttgagtcacaggctctcttgtagcaatgctcaagtaattacaaccaaaaaaaataaaatagaaatagtataaatagaatagaatatcaaaagaatatcatagaaaaaaatatcaaaatttaaaatagaaaataaataatatatatgtaaatatatatatatatatacagctgaagagaaaaatagaacaacaatagtgcaattatgtgcaataggagtttaaaagtcttatggcctgggggatgaaactgtctctgagcctgtaTAAATTGTCTCAGAGTGTTGTTCTTGTACATAAAGAACTATTcacccagtatcaatatatatcTCGAACGTGTCGGTGTTAAGTTCTGAAGTTTATTCACCGTCCCTCCTCCTCGTTGTCTCCAGGTGAACTTGGACGCGGCGACCCGAGAGGAAACGAGACAGAAGGTGGAGCACGCCGGCCCGTCCTGTTTCCACGAGGCCCAGAGGATGATCTACGTCTTGATGGAGAAAGATTCCTACAGACGCTTCCTCAACTCCAAGCTGATCCGGGATCTGCTTCAGAAGAACGAGATGAAAAACTGGGACTATGTGAAGAACACGCAGGCGT is part of the Limanda limanda chromosome 9, fLimLim1.1, whole genome shotgun sequence genome and encodes:
- the rgs4 gene encoding regulator of G-protein signaling 4, with amino-acid sequence MCKGLATLPATCLKSAKDIKHKISFLLQKPEPQAADQKQTKEKNVAAAAVKRVPTAAEVKKWKESFSHVMDSDTGRWIFSSFLRSEFSEENMDFWIACEEYKKTGASKLGTRAKLIYRQYVEADAPNEVNLDAATREETRQKVEHAGPSCFHEAQRMIYVLMEKDSYRRFLNSKLIRDLLQKNEMKNWDYVKNTQALSGGA